A window of the Pleurocapsa minor HA4230-MV1 genome harbors these coding sequences:
- a CDS encoding DMT family transporter has protein sequence MKPARLQILLVVVISIIGVSLAAIWVRLAVDTVMVDNQVGFSLFLAASRMILATIILLPTWKNLKLDRAKSAAYYYAIAAGLCLAIHFATWITSLAYTSIAASTVLVTTNPIWVGLFSWWWYGEKLSLQGIIGIGIALFGGAIMAIADSNIDGSYSNPILGDVLALIGAVMSSLYMIFGSQAQRRGLDTGSYVAIAYFTAALCLFPLPFLFKVSYLGYQGKVYLYVCLMALMSQIIGHTSLNWSMRWISPTVISLSLLFEPVIASLVGAIVFGEVPSINLLLGGCIILGGIGVFIKQSA, from the coding sequence ATTAAGCCTGCTCGATTGCAAATCTTGCTAGTGGTCGTAATTAGCATTATTGGAGTCTCTCTAGCTGCAATCTGGGTTCGCTTGGCGGTTGATACTGTTATGGTCGATAACCAGGTGGGTTTTAGTTTATTTTTAGCAGCTTCTCGGATGATCTTGGCTACGATAATTTTATTACCTACCTGGAAGAATCTAAAGTTAGATCGAGCAAAATCCGCTGCTTATTATTATGCGATCGCCGCAGGGTTATGTTTAGCAATTCATTTTGCCACCTGGATTACTTCTTTGGCTTATACTTCCATCGCTGCTTCTACGGTGTTGGTGACAACTAATCCGATTTGGGTAGGGTTGTTCTCTTGGTGGTGGTATGGAGAAAAGTTAAGTCTACAGGGCATAATCGGTATTGGCATTGCCTTGTTTGGTGGGGCGATCATGGCGATCGCTGATAGCAATATTGACGGTAGCTATAGTAATCCAATTTTGGGTGACGTGCTGGCTTTAATCGGTGCAGTGATGTCTAGTTTATATATGATCTTTGGTTCTCAGGCGCAGCGCAGGGGTTTAGATACGGGTAGCTATGTGGCGATCGCTTATTTTACGGCTGCACTATGTTTGTTTCCACTGCCGTTTTTATTTAAGGTTAGTTACCTCGGTTATCAGGGTAAAGTTTATCTATATGTATGCTTGATGGCGCTAATGTCTCAAATTATCGGTCATACTAGTCTTAACTGGTCAATGCGCTGGATTTCGCCGACTGTCATTAGTCTGAGTTTATTGTTTGAGCCAGTAATCGCTAGTTTAGTTGGAGCGATCGTCTTTGGGGAAGTTCCCTCAATTAATCTCTTACTAGGAGGTTGCATAATTTTAGGGGGAATAGGAGTATTTATCAAACAATCAGCCTGA
- a CDS encoding DUF1823 family protein: protein MSNLPPLNTETIWSILNEEIADTIVNQLVWHYLGYRYDEINQTWDLTGVVDDWGEQYPEPPDFIANRPPTVKLTRSIPPENKQLLKDKLGFKGYKLGEFGPRQTRRATAANWLLNYLET, encoded by the coding sequence ATGTCTAACTTACCTCCATTAAATACTGAAACAATCTGGTCTATTCTCAACGAAGAAATCGCCGATACGATTGTTAATCAGCTAGTCTGGCATTATCTGGGCTACCGTTACGATGAAATTAATCAAACTTGGGATCTAACAGGAGTAGTCGATGACTGGGGCGAACAATATCCCGAACCACCAGACTTTATTGCCAACCGTCCTCCAACTGTTAAGCTGACTCGTTCTATTCCCCCAGAGAATAAACAATTACTGAAAGACAAACTAGGATTTAAAGGCTATAAATTGGGCGAATTTGGCCCCAGACAAACCCGTCGCGCCACCGCTGCTAACTGGCTTTTAAACTATCTAGAAACATAG
- a CDS encoding NUDIX hydrolase: MGRSWRFISTVLGIIFRHPVTGTTIIPVLPDGRIVMIQRRDSGQWGLPGGMVDWGEDIPHAASRELKEETGLKLLKIKSLRGIYSDPKRDPRLHSISILLEVEAEGELEAEDKLEVLQVKAFERKDLPLGDLCHDHDRQLQDYLNDRVAIA, translated from the coding sequence ATGGGTCGTTCTTGGCGATTTATTTCTACGGTACTTGGTATTATCTTCCGTCATCCTGTTACGGGTACGACAATTATTCCTGTTTTGCCTGATGGTCGCATTGTGATGATTCAGCGTCGTGATTCAGGTCAGTGGGGTTTGCCTGGGGGAATGGTTGATTGGGGAGAAGATATCCCTCATGCTGCCAGCAGAGAATTAAAAGAAGAAACAGGCTTGAAACTGCTCAAAATCAAAAGTTTGCGGGGAATATATTCCGACCCTAAGCGCGATCCTCGTTTACATTCAATCTCAATTTTATTAGAGGTGGAAGCCGAGGGAGAATTAGAAGCTGAAGATAAGCTAGAAGTATTACAAGTAAAGGCTTTTGAACGCAAGGATTTACCTTTAGGAGATCTCTGTCATGACCACGATCGACAGTTACAAGATTACCTAAACGATCGAGTGGCGATCGCCTAG
- the argH gene encoding argininosuccinate lyase, producing MSKQKTWSDRFESALNPAIAIFNASIGFDLELIEYDLTGSIAHAKMLAQTKIITDEEAQQLVAGLEQIRQEYQSGNFNPGVEAEDVHFAVERRLIEIVGDAGKKLHTARSRNDQVGTDIRLYLRAEIREIQQYLRQFQAALLNHSEQHLETLIPGYTHLQRAQPISLAHHLLAYFQMTQRDWERLEDVFKRTNISPLGCGALAGTTFPIDRQYTADLLGFDRIYENSLDGVSDRDFAIEFLCAASLIMVHLSRLSEEMILWASQEFSFITLKDTCATGSSIMPQKKNPDIPELVRGKTGRVFGHLQALLVIMKGLPLAYNKDLQEDKEGVFDAVKTVKACLEAMTILLNEGIEFKTQRLAEAVAEDFSNATDVADYLASKDVPFREAYNLVGKVVKTSIAAGKLLKDLTLEEWQQLHPAFEADIYEAIAPKQVVSARNSYGGTGLVQVSQAIERAKSQLNLN from the coding sequence GTGAGCAAGCAAAAAACCTGGAGCGATCGCTTTGAATCGGCTCTAAATCCAGCGATCGCTATTTTTAATGCCAGTATTGGTTTCGATCTTGAATTAATTGAATATGATTTAACTGGTTCAATTGCCCATGCCAAAATGCTTGCTCAAACCAAAATTATTACCGATGAAGAAGCCCAACAGCTGGTAGCAGGCTTAGAACAAATTCGCCAGGAATATCAATCGGGTAACTTTAACCCTGGGGTAGAGGCTGAAGACGTTCATTTTGCTGTAGAAAGAAGATTAATTGAAATTGTCGGTGATGCAGGTAAAAAATTGCATACAGCGCGATCGCGTAACGATCAAGTAGGAACTGATATTAGGCTATATCTCAGAGCTGAAATCAGAGAAATTCAGCAGTATTTACGGCAGTTTCAAGCAGCATTACTCAATCACAGCGAGCAGCACTTGGAAACCCTAATTCCTGGCTATACTCATCTCCAAAGAGCGCAACCAATCAGTCTAGCTCATCATCTCTTGGCATATTTCCAGATGACCCAACGAGACTGGGAAAGGTTAGAAGATGTTTTCAAGCGGACGAATATTTCCCCTTTAGGCTGTGGTGCTTTAGCGGGAACGACTTTTCCCATCGATCGACAGTATACGGCAGATTTATTAGGCTTTGACCGTATCTACGAAAACAGTTTAGATGGAGTTAGCGATCGCGATTTTGCGATCGAATTTCTTTGTGCTGCCAGTCTGATCATGGTGCATTTAAGTCGCCTCAGTGAAGAGATGATTCTTTGGGCATCCCAAGAGTTTAGTTTTATTACCCTCAAAGACACCTGTGCTACGGGTTCAAGCATTATGCCCCAGAAAAAAAACCCTGATATTCCAGAATTAGTACGGGGGAAAACAGGTCGTGTATTTGGTCATCTCCAGGCTTTGCTGGTAATTATGAAAGGTTTACCTTTGGCATACAATAAGGATCTTCAGGAAGATAAAGAAGGAGTTTTTGATGCAGTGAAAACTGTTAAAGCCTGTCTGGAAGCGATGACTATTTTGCTCAATGAAGGAATTGAGTTCAAAACCCAAAGACTAGCAGAGGCTGTTGCTGAAGACTTTTCCAACGCCACCGATGTTGCCGATTATTTAGCATCTAAAGACGTTCCTTTTCGTGAGGCTTATAATTTGGTGGGTAAGGTGGTAAAAACCAGTATCGCTGCTGGAAAACTGCTGAAAGATCTGACTCTAGAAGAATGGCAACAACTGCATCCCGCCTTTGAAGCCGATATCTATGAAGCGATCGCCCCAAAACAGGTGGTTTCGGCTCGCAATAGTTATGGTGGAACAGGACTAGTTCAAGTGAGCCAAGCAATCGAACGAGCAAAGTCTCAATTAAATCTCAATTAA
- a CDS encoding PP2C family protein-serine/threonine phosphatase yields the protein MSKFVEAMTVVSSHSHPSQENNSVGESSVQNSNPIVALKELVANLQREQNKIQDLLSSLGFALRSFSNLNQFLELTPLMAARVTDCIGGALILYKGSKVHLEQIHCQDNKVGLEVSNVFERINYQINHQQTINASAQLSEIIDQKMRQELESKVHFFGTPILVKNIEQGRLYVFSIEADYNWTPTRRKLTQLVADQTAVAIANHELTVELRSKERQDRELEIASEIQLRLLPSKCPQIKGLTIAAKCETASRVGGDYYDFIPTNYDRLKNSQPEIGSDVPWSIVIGDVMGKGVPAGLIMTMTRGMLRAEVLNRHSPAQIMRHLNRVMYADLENSHRFVSMFYSEYDPLRQTLSFTNAAHNPPLLWRKATNTLEKLDSWGMLIGLDMESEYEDATVQLAPGDTIIYYTDGFTDAANENGDRFDEENLCLCFKWACQHLDTSAEILDHVFGQVKQFSGANKSHGDDMTSIVMQIQAID from the coding sequence ATGTCTAAATTTGTAGAGGCAATGACTGTCGTATCTTCTCATAGCCATCCCTCTCAAGAAAACAATAGTGTTGGTGAGTCTAGCGTACAAAATTCCAACCCGATTGTGGCGCTAAAAGAATTAGTGGCTAATCTCCAAAGGGAACAAAATAAAATCCAAGACCTGTTAAGCTCTTTAGGATTTGCCCTGCGTAGTTTTAGCAACCTTAATCAGTTTCTGGAATTGACTCCCCTCATGGCAGCCAGAGTTACTGATTGTATTGGTGGAGCATTGATTTTATATAAAGGCAGCAAAGTACATTTGGAGCAAATTCACTGCCAAGATAATAAGGTTGGTTTAGAAGTTAGTAACGTATTTGAACGGATAAATTATCAGATTAATCATCAGCAAACGATTAATGCTTCTGCTCAACTATCAGAAATTATCGATCAAAAAATGCGCCAAGAATTAGAATCCAAAGTGCATTTTTTTGGTACGCCAATTTTAGTGAAGAATATTGAACAAGGTCGTCTTTATGTATTTAGTATCGAGGCTGACTATAATTGGACTCCTACTCGCAGAAAACTAACTCAACTAGTAGCAGATCAGACCGCAGTGGCGATCGCCAATCACGAGTTAACGGTGGAGTTACGTTCCAAGGAAAGACAAGACCGTGAGCTAGAAATTGCTTCAGAAATCCAGCTGCGTCTACTTCCTAGTAAATGCCCCCAAATTAAAGGACTAACTATTGCCGCCAAGTGCGAAACTGCCAGTCGTGTGGGGGGAGATTATTATGATTTTATTCCCACCAACTACGATCGCCTTAAAAATAGTCAGCCTGAAATTGGCTCAGACGTACCCTGGAGTATCGTAATCGGCGATGTTATGGGGAAAGGTGTTCCCGCAGGTTTGATTATGACCATGACTAGGGGAATGTTACGCGCAGAAGTGCTGAATCGCCATTCTCCTGCTCAAATTATGCGTCATCTCAATCGTGTAATGTATGCTGATTTAGAAAACTCACACCGCTTCGTGAGTATGTTCTATTCTGAATACGATCCATTAAGACAAACTCTTTCTTTTACCAATGCTGCTCATAACCCTCCTTTACTCTGGCGTAAAGCTACTAACACGCTAGAAAAGCTTGATAGCTGGGGCATGTTAATTGGTCTGGATATGGAATCAGAGTATGAGGATGCTACGGTACAGCTTGCTCCTGGAGACACCATTATTTATTACACGGACGGATTTACCGACGCTGCCAATGAAAACGGCGATCGCTTTGATGAAGAAAATCTTTGTCTTTGTTTCAAGTGGGCTTGTCAGCATCTCGATACATCAGCAGAAATTCTCGATCATGTTTTTGGTCAAGTGAAGCAGTTTAGTGGTGCTAATAAAAGTCATGGTGACGATATGACTTCGATTGTGATGCAAATTCAAGCAATTGATTAA
- the ftsY gene encoding signal recognition particle-docking protein FtsY — translation MFNWFRRNEKAQQPSETTFPETQPEVTTDSSESASTVAEPDYLAFAKAAYKNIQERKGEAEQRVEEVKEPRSDDIEESESINEAETVEADLNELDVAESAPESTAALEEKIEGVEEVAAETIEENKTELETPQANVPAWMQKSQGLAKLKETAIETPVEEVPVPETELDEDFIWSSQVLAKSGRTAEDISEEEISWLTKLRQGLGKTRIGLVNQLKAIVGKGPLNEDAVMSIESLLLQADVGIEATDYIIETLQQKLKKEVLPPDQAIAYLKTILQDILDKPLKNRPNSDFVPEKDEFNIWLLTGVNGAGKTTTIGKLANLGQKSGYSCLIAAADTFRAAAVQQVKVWGERTNTQVIANPGQNTDPASVVFDAIAAAQAKNIELLLVDTAGRLQNKQNLMTELAKIRRIIDKKAPNAKVESLLVIDATLGQNGLRQAQVFSEAANLSGVVLTKLDGSARGGVALAITQQLNLPIRFIGAGEGIEDLRPFSSYEFVEALLNG, via the coding sequence ATGTTTAATTGGTTTCGCCGTAACGAAAAAGCACAGCAGCCGTCTGAGACAACATTCCCTGAAACACAACCTGAAGTAACTACAGACTCTTCAGAATCGGCATCGACAGTAGCCGAACCAGATTATCTTGCTTTTGCTAAGGCTGCCTATAAAAATATTCAGGAACGTAAAGGTGAAGCCGAACAGAGAGTTGAGGAAGTAAAAGAACCTAGATCGGACGATATAGAAGAATCTGAATCTATTAATGAAGCAGAGACAGTAGAAGCTGATCTCAATGAGCTAGATGTAGCAGAATCCGCCCCAGAATCTACAGCAGCGCTAGAGGAAAAAATTGAGGGTGTAGAGGAAGTTGCAGCGGAAACTATTGAAGAAAATAAAACTGAGTTAGAAACTCCTCAAGCAAATGTTCCTGCTTGGATGCAGAAGTCTCAGGGATTAGCCAAGCTGAAAGAGACAGCTATTGAAACCCCCGTCGAAGAAGTTCCAGTACCAGAAACAGAATTAGACGAAGATTTTATTTGGTCATCTCAGGTACTGGCTAAAAGTGGTAGAACCGCTGAAGATATTTCGGAAGAGGAAATTAGTTGGCTGACGAAACTGCGTCAGGGACTAGGAAAAACTCGTATTGGTTTAGTTAATCAGCTTAAGGCAATTGTCGGCAAAGGCCCTTTAAATGAAGATGCGGTCATGTCGATTGAGAGTCTTTTATTACAGGCTGATGTAGGTATTGAAGCTACTGATTATATTATTGAAACCCTGCAACAAAAGTTAAAAAAAGAAGTTTTACCTCCAGATCAGGCGATCGCCTATCTGAAAACTATTCTCCAAGATATCCTTGACAAACCTCTAAAAAATCGACCAAATAGCGACTTTGTGCCAGAAAAAGATGAGTTTAATATTTGGCTGTTGACAGGGGTGAATGGTGCAGGTAAGACTACCACGATTGGTAAACTGGCAAACTTGGGTCAAAAGTCTGGCTATAGCTGTTTGATTGCTGCTGCGGATACTTTTCGTGCTGCTGCGGTACAGCAAGTTAAGGTTTGGGGAGAACGGACAAATACCCAGGTAATTGCTAATCCAGGACAGAATACCGACCCTGCTTCAGTGGTTTTTGATGCGATCGCTGCTGCCCAGGCAAAAAATATTGAGTTACTTTTAGTTGATACCGCAGGCAGACTGCAAAATAAACAAAATTTAATGACGGAATTAGCAAAAATCCGTCGAATTATTGATAAAAAAGCCCCCAACGCTAAAGTAGAATCTTTATTAGTTATAGATGCCACTTTGGGGCAAAATGGTTTGCGCCAAGCCCAAGTATTCTCTGAAGCAGCAAATCTTAGTGGTGTTGTTTTAACTAAACTCGATGGTAGTGCTAGAGGTGGTGTGGCTCTAGCGATCACACAGCAATTAAACTTACCAATCCGCTTTATTGGTGCAGGAGAAGGAATTGAGGATTTGCGACCATTTTCTAGCTATGAATTTGTCGAAGCTTTACTTAATGGTTAA
- a CDS encoding PIN domain-containing protein yields MARGLIAVKSGIIALLDRDDRYHQAAVTAIEGQKIYIPVTVLPEVDYLATKYLGERVARTFLEDIEQDNFALLPFKLIDLKKATPIMARYQDLPLGLVDASLLVLAERYSIDQILTLDRRHFNLIQSDKVTYFTILP; encoded by the coding sequence ATGGCAAGAGGACTAATAGCGGTAAAGAGCGGAATTATTGCTTTATTAGATCGAGACGATCGGTATCATCAAGCTGCTGTAACAGCGATCGAGGGACAAAAAATCTATATTCCTGTAACTGTATTGCCAGAAGTTGACTATCTAGCCACCAAATATTTAGGAGAAAGGGTTGCCAGAACTTTTTTAGAAGACATCGAGCAAGATAATTTTGCTCTACTGCCTTTTAAATTAATCGATCTAAAGAAAGCAACTCCTATTATGGCTCGTTATCAAGATTTACCTCTGGGCTTAGTTGATGCAAGTTTATTAGTCTTGGCAGAACGTTACTCGATCGACCAAATATTAACTTTAGACCGCAGACACTTTAATCTAATTCAATCGGATAAAGTGACATATTTCACTATCCTGCCCTGA
- a CDS encoding zinc-dependent alcohol dehydrogenase family protein, whose product MKAFVIEHFGAPDSFHLADLPKPELLPNHVLIKVAATSVNPVDTKIRRGFIADITPDFPAVLHGDVAGVIEAVGSKVNAFKVGDEIYGCAGGVKGTGGALAEYMLADSNLIAHKPKSLTMAQAAALPLVSITAWEGLIDRAQVQSGQKVLVYGGTGGVGHLGVQLAKWAGAEVYATVSSPAKAAIALSLGADVAINYTDTAVEEFVAQYTDGQGFDLVFDTVGNDNLQHAFQAVKLNGTVISTVSTSQQDLSLMHAKGLTLHLVYMLLPMLSGINRSHHGKILVKLADLVDRGQIRPLLDDKTFSFSEVAVAHAYLESGQAIGKIVLTND is encoded by the coding sequence ATGAAAGCATTTGTAATTGAACATTTTGGCGCACCAGATAGTTTCCACCTGGCAGATTTACCCAAGCCTGAATTATTACCTAATCATGTACTCATAAAAGTTGCAGCAACTAGTGTTAACCCAGTAGACACTAAAATACGTCGGGGTTTTATAGCTGATATTACTCCAGATTTTCCTGCTGTTTTGCATGGGGATGTAGCAGGAGTTATTGAAGCAGTAGGAAGTAAAGTCAATGCTTTTAAAGTTGGGGATGAAATATATGGCTGTGCCGGTGGAGTCAAAGGAACAGGCGGTGCTTTAGCAGAATATATGCTGGCGGATAGTAATTTAATTGCTCATAAGCCCAAATCTTTAACCATGGCACAAGCAGCAGCACTACCTTTAGTATCTATTACCGCCTGGGAAGGACTAATCGATCGCGCTCAAGTACAATCTGGTCAAAAGGTTTTAGTTTATGGCGGTACTGGAGGAGTCGGTCATCTGGGGGTACAGTTAGCAAAATGGGCTGGCGCAGAAGTATATGCTACCGTTTCCAGCCCAGCCAAAGCGGCGATCGCTCTTTCATTAGGCGCAGATGTGGCAATTAACTATACTGATACTGCGGTGGAGGAATTTGTCGCCCAATATACTGATGGTCAAGGCTTCGATCTGGTTTTCGACACTGTAGGCAACGATAATTTACAACATGCTTTCCAAGCAGTAAAGCTAAATGGCACAGTGATATCGACAGTTTCTACCTCCCAACAAGATTTAAGCCTGATGCACGCTAAAGGACTAACTTTGCATTTAGTTTATATGCTGTTGCCAATGCTGTCAGGAATTAACCGATCCCATCATGGCAAAATTTTAGTCAAACTAGCTGATTTAGTCGATCGAGGACAAATACGTCCACTTTTAGACGATAAAACTTTTAGCTTCTCTGAAGTTGCTGTTGCTCATGCTTATCTAGAATCGGGACAAGCGATCGGCAAAATTGTTTTGACTAATGATTAA
- a CDS encoding helix-turn-helix transcriptional regulator yields MNSSLNSRKTELNYLPQPALARIANRGIFDTQCEGHQILDKIANKWTILIIYALTQGKKRYRELKQQIAGISSKMLIQNLRNLERNGLIQREVYSTIPPRVDYSLTVLGESLAEPLAILGEWAYQHISDVHASVEQYDNRPQSESFWQQK; encoded by the coding sequence ATGAATTCTAGTTTAAACTCCAGAAAAACTGAACTTAATTATCTACCGCAACCTGCTTTGGCTCGAATTGCTAACAGAGGTATTTTTGACACTCAGTGTGAAGGTCATCAAATATTAGATAAAATTGCTAACAAATGGACAATTTTGATTATTTATGCCTTAACACAGGGTAAAAAGCGATATCGCGAGCTTAAACAGCAAATAGCAGGAATATCGTCTAAAATGCTGATCCAAAATCTCCGTAATTTGGAGCGCAACGGATTAATACAAAGAGAGGTATATTCAACAATTCCCCCAAGAGTAGACTATTCTTTAACTGTTTTAGGTGAGTCCTTAGCTGAGCCTTTAGCTATTTTAGGAGAATGGGCATATCAACATATTTCAGATGTTCATGCTTCAGTCGAGCAATACGATAATCGCCCTCAGTCTGAAAGTTTTTGGCAACAAAAGTAA
- a CDS encoding helix-turn-helix transcriptional regulator, whose translation MVEHTLGCKWMLQVLRLIRQGINRPGAMTRATEGLTTKVLNERLVDLVNFGIVEKVAYPEIPPRVEYKLTAFGSRFVEILDVIDDLEEYR comes from the coding sequence ATCGTGGAGCATACTCTTGGTTGTAAATGGATGCTGCAAGTTTTACGCTTAATTCGTCAAGGAATCAACCGCCCAGGAGCGATGACTCGTGCAACTGAGGGATTGACAACTAAGGTTTTGAATGAGCGATTAGTAGATCTCGTCAACTTTGGTATTGTCGAGAAAGTTGCTTATCCAGAAATTCCGCCCCGCGTGGAGTATAAGTTGACTGCCTTTGGCTCTCGGTTCGTTGAAATTCTGGATGTTATTGATGATTTAGAAGAATATAGATAG
- a CDS encoding zinc-dependent alcohol dehydrogenase family protein encodes MKAAVLTTFGGAESFEIQTVPKPVPKPNQVLVRVCATSINPVDYQTRRGDYKDLVRLPAIIGVDISGVIETVGESVTDFEVGNEVYYSPQIFGESGSYAQYHVADAGIVALKPSNLSHIEAACFPLAGGTAWDCLVTRGNLQVGESVLIHAGAGGVGSIAIQLAKAMGAYVFTTCSSKNFDFVKELGADRAIDYKNEDYAEVISQETDELGVDLVLDTVGGHTIQRSPEIIRPFGRLVSIVDTETPQSLIEAWGKNLTIHFVFSPQYRAKLDALTKLIERTQLRPVIDSTLSWDRVIQAHQRLERGGTQGKIVLDFTKS; translated from the coding sequence ATGAAAGCAGCCGTACTAACGACATTTGGTGGTGCTGAGAGTTTTGAGATTCAAACTGTACCCAAGCCAGTACCAAAACCTAATCAGGTTCTAGTCCGGGTTTGTGCGACATCGATCAATCCAGTTGATTATCAGACTCGCCGTGGTGACTACAAAGACCTGGTTCGATTACCAGCAATTATCGGAGTTGACATTTCAGGGGTTATTGAGACAGTTGGAGAGTCAGTGACAGACTTTGAGGTAGGAAATGAAGTTTATTACTCGCCACAGATTTTTGGAGAATCTGGCAGCTATGCTCAATATCATGTTGCTGACGCAGGGATTGTTGCGCTTAAGCCTTCTAACTTGTCGCACATTGAAGCAGCGTGTTTTCCTCTTGCAGGAGGAACGGCTTGGGACTGTCTAGTGACGAGAGGTAATCTTCAAGTTGGGGAATCAGTTCTAATTCATGCGGGTGCTGGTGGCGTTGGTTCTATTGCGATTCAACTTGCAAAAGCGATGGGAGCCTATGTTTTTACAACATGCAGTTCTAAAAATTTCGATTTTGTTAAAGAACTGGGCGCAGATCGAGCCATTGATTACAAAAACGAAGATTACGCGGAAGTTATTTCTCAGGAAACAGATGAGCTAGGTGTTGATTTAGTTTTGGATACGGTCGGTGGGCATACAATCCAGCGTAGCCCAGAAATTATTCGCCCATTCGGCAGGCTTGTGAGTATTGTAGACACTGAAACACCACAATCACTCATAGAAGCATGGGGCAAGAATCTGACTATCCATTTTGTTTTCTCGCCACAGTACCGAGCAAAATTAGATGCTTTGACAAAGCTAATCGAGCGCACTCAGCTTCGCCCCGTCATTGATTCAACGCTGTCTTGGGATCGGGTGATTCAAGCACATCAGCGTTTAGAGCGGGGAGGGACGCAAGGGAAAATCGTGCTGGACTTTACCAAAAGTTAG
- a CDS encoding glycosyltransferase family 2 protein, with translation MSSPFLENRSLSSVLDSTQLDLSVVVPIYNEAESIEALIQAIADAVATTNLHYEIICVDDGSKDRSTDVLTDLARSRTDLKAVILRRNYGQTPAMAAGFELATGKVIVTLDGDLQNDPADIPLLLGKLEEGYDLVSGWRIKRQDAALTRLLPSKIANIIIAKVTGVKLHDYGCSLKAYRAELIADMNLYGELHRFLPALAYIEGARIAEVPVSHHARRFGQSKYGLGRTIRVVMDLLTVYFMKKFLTRPMHVFGLGGVIALLTGIAMGTYLTIVKLFFNQNIGDRPLLILAVLLIITGVNLFCFGLVTELLMRTYHESQRRPIYRIRDVVGKK, from the coding sequence ATGTCATCTCCTTTTTTAGAAAATCGCAGCTTATCTTCAGTATTAGATTCGACTCAGTTAGACTTGTCAGTAGTTGTGCCGATTTATAACGAAGCCGAAAGTATCGAAGCTTTAATACAGGCGATCGCTGATGCTGTAGCCACAACAAATTTGCATTACGAAATCATCTGTGTTGATGACGGTTCAAAAGATCGTTCTACCGATGTCTTGACCGATCTTGCTCGCAGCAGAACAGATCTCAAGGCGGTAATTCTACGTCGTAACTATGGGCAAACTCCAGCAATGGCAGCAGGATTTGAATTGGCTACAGGAAAAGTAATCGTGACTTTAGATGGCGACTTGCAAAACGATCCTGCGGATATTCCGCTGTTGTTGGGCAAACTGGAAGAAGGCTACGATCTGGTAAGTGGGTGGCGGATCAAAAGACAGGATGCAGCCTTGACTAGACTATTACCCTCAAAGATTGCCAATATCATTATTGCTAAGGTGACAGGGGTAAAACTACACGACTATGGTTGTTCCCTTAAAGCATACCGTGCCGAATTAATTGCCGACATGAACCTATATGGTGAACTGCACCGCTTTTTACCAGCCTTAGCCTATATCGAAGGTGCGCGTATTGCCGAAGTACCCGTAAGTCACCATGCCAGACGCTTTGGTCAAAGTAAATATGGTTTAGGTAGAACGATTCGAGTCGTGATGGACTTATTAACCGTTTACTTCATGAAGAAATTTCTCACTCGTCCAATGCACGTTTTTGGCTTAGGTGGGGTGATTGCGCTATTAACGGGGATAGCCATGGGAACATATCTCACGATTGTAAAACTATTCTTCAATCAAAATATCGGCGATCGCCCTTTATTGATCCTGGCTGTATTGCTAATTATTACGGGAGTCAATTTATTTTGCTTTGGCTTAGTAACCGAACTGTTAATGCGTACCTACCATGAATCCCAAAGAAGACCAATTTATCGTATCCGAGATGTTGTGGGTAAAAAGTAA